A genome region from Populus alba chromosome 3, ASM523922v2, whole genome shotgun sequence includes the following:
- the LOC118030995 gene encoding 3-epi-6-deoxocathasterone 23-monooxygenase CYP90D1 encodes MDSLLWILLAIFLSCSSTIIFLYRNSSWFSNSMMTMVMMMIKSSSMYKKTLLPLGALGWPFIGETIDFVSCAYSDRPESFMDKRRRMYGKVFKSHIFGSPTIVSTDAEVSKFILQSDARLFVPSYPKSLTELMGKSSILLINGSLQRRIHGLIGAFLKSPHLKAQITGDMQSYVQESMEKWREDHPIFIQDETKNIAFQVLVKALISLDPGEEMELLKKQFQEFIAGLMSLPLKNIPGSQLYRSLQAKKKMVKLVQKIIQSKRDHGMISMVPKDLVQVLLNDASEHLTDDLIADNMIDMMIPGEDSVPVLMTLAVKYLSDCPPALHQLTEENMKLKGLKAQHGEPLCWSDYLSLPFTQAVITETLRMGNIIIGVMRKAMKDIEIKGYLIPKGWCAFAYFRSVHLDENNYEWPYQFNPWRWQDKDMSNSSFTPFGGGQRLCPGLDLARLEASIFLHHFVTQFRWVAEDDTIVNFPTVRMKRRMPIWVKRRGEN; translated from the exons ATGGACAGTTTATTGTGGATTTTGTTAGCAATCTTCTTGTCCTGCAGTAGTACCATAATATTTCTGTACAGGAACAGCAGCTGGTTTAGTAATAGTATGATGacgatggtgatgatgatgatcaaaTCATCATCAATGTACAAAAAAACCCTACTTCCTTTAGGCGCTCTTGGATGGCCCTTTATCGGCGAAACCATCGACTTCGTTTCCTGTGCTTACTCAGACCGCCCTGAAAGCTTCATGGATAAACGTCGTCGCAT GTATGGGAAGGTGTTCAAGTCACATATATTTGGAAGTCCTACAATAGTATCAACAGATGCAGAAGTGAGCAAATTTATACTACAAAGTGATGCAAGGTTGTTCGTTCCTTCTTACCCGAAATCTCTCACTGAGTTGATGGGAAAATCTTCAATTTTGCTCATCAATGGGAGCTTACAAAGGAGAATTCATGGACTCATAGGTGCCTTCTTGAAGTCGCCTCATCTCAAAGCTCAAATCACTGGAGACATGCAAAGTTATGTTCAAGAATCAATGGAGAAATGGAGAGAAGACCACCCCATTTTCATACAAGATGAAACCAAGAAT ATAGCCTTTCAAGTGTTGGTCAAAGCATTGATTAGTTTGGATCCTGGTGAAGAAATGGAGTTGCTAAAAAAACAGTTCCAAGAATTCATTGCAGGGCTCATGTCTTTACCTTTAAAAAACATTCCTGGAAGCCAACTTTATCGATCATTACAG GCAAAGAAGAAAATGGTGAAGTTAGTGCAAAAAATTATCCAATCTAAGAGAGATCATGGGATGATTTCAATGGTACCAAAAGATTTAGTGCAAGTGTTGCTTAACGATGCAAGCGAACATTTAACAGATGATTTGATTGCTGATAATATGATCGACATGATGATACCTGGTGAAGATTCAGTCCCAGTCCTTATGACTCTAGCCGTTAAATACCTTTCAGACTGCCCTCCTGCGCTACACCAGTTGACG GAGGAGAACATGAAATTGAAAGGTCTCAAAGCTCAGCATGGGGAGCCACTGTGCTGGAGTGATTATTTATCTCTACCCTTTACACAAGCA gtgATTACAGAAACCCTAAGAATGGGGAACATTATAATTGGGGTGATGAGAAAGGCGATGAAGGACATAGAGATTAAAGGGTATTTGATACCCAAAGGATGGTGTGCTTTTGCATACTTCAGATCAGttcatcttgatgaaaacaactATGAGTGGCCTTACCAATTCAATCCATGGAGGTGGCAA GACAAGGATATGAGCAATAGTAGCTTCACTCCATTTGGAGGAGGACAAAGATTATGCCCTGGACTTGACTTGGCCAGGCTGGAAGCTTCAATCTTCTTGCACCACTTTGTCACCCAGTTTAG ATGGGTGGCTGAGGACGATACTATTGTAAATTTCCCTACTGTGAGAATGAAGAGAAGAATGCCGATTTGGGTCAAAAGGAGAGGAGAAAATTAA